A window from Methylococcus mesophilus encodes these proteins:
- a CDS encoding NAD-dependent protein deacylase, which produces MEFSDELLASLRDARHIAVFTGAGVSAESGIPTFRDALTGLWENYDASTLASPEGFAADPALVWGWYEWRRTRVLRAEPNPAHYAIAALAADCPRLTLITQNVDDLHERAGSADPIRLHGSLHHPRCSACEAPYRLPPGIPDEPEGGRRVDPPRCARCGAPVRPGVVWFGENLPQAAWDAARQAAEVCVLMFSIGTSALVWPAAQLPALVARRGATVVQVNPAETALDGHAGYNLRGAAGKVMPLLLQALRRSRP; this is translated from the coding sequence ATGGAATTCTCCGACGAACTGCTGGCCTCCCTGCGTGACGCCCGCCACATCGCGGTGTTCACCGGCGCCGGGGTGTCCGCCGAGAGCGGCATCCCGACCTTCCGCGACGCGCTGACCGGGCTCTGGGAAAACTACGACGCCTCCACCCTCGCCAGCCCCGAAGGCTTCGCGGCCGACCCGGCGCTGGTATGGGGCTGGTACGAATGGCGGCGGACGCGGGTGCTCCGGGCCGAGCCCAACCCCGCGCACTACGCCATCGCCGCGCTTGCGGCGGACTGTCCCCGCCTGACGCTCATCACCCAGAACGTCGACGACCTGCACGAACGCGCCGGCAGCGCCGATCCCATCCGTCTGCACGGCAGCCTGCACCATCCGCGCTGTTCCGCCTGCGAGGCGCCATATAGGCTGCCGCCCGGCATTCCCGACGAACCCGAAGGCGGCCGGCGTGTCGACCCGCCCCGCTGTGCCCGGTGCGGTGCGCCGGTAAGGCCCGGCGTGGTCTGGTTCGGCGAAAACCTGCCGCAGGCGGCCTGGGACGCCGCGCGCCAGGCCGCCGAGGTGTGCGTTCTGATGTTCTCCATCGGCACCTCCGCCCTGGTCTGGCCCGCGGCCCAGTTGCCGGCGCTTGTCGCCCGGCGCGGCGCCACGGTGGTCCAGGTCAACCCCGCCGAAACCGCCCTGGACGGACATGCCGGCTACAATCTGCGGGGCGCGGCGGGCAAGGTCATGCCGCTGCTGCTCCAAGCCCTCCGGAGATCACGCCCATGA
- a CDS encoding helix-turn-helix transcriptional regulator: protein MARKQYGESLTQYFELLKLIPKHPAQATASELQAKLSERLGKRISKRWVERALDTLGQQFPLHCNDKGTPYGWCWGKGASLDLPGLTLREAQTLALVKQQLAPLLPPAHLEPLQAVFGHAEEKIEADQARNPGRRHWQDKIRTLPAWQPLLPPQVDPKVRDTVFEALDRGQQLRVNYQKPWQDEPVEYTLHPLALVQRGVSIYLVCTYDGYDDPRVVALHRFKNAERLDAPAERPAGFDLDRAIADGLFGMGGSLEPIRLVARFYNPVGQHLLDTPLSDDQKVEPCDPYHFVLTATVLHTGQLKWWLCSFGADVEVLEPAELREAMAEQTCWLRKKYLF, encoded by the coding sequence ATGGCCAGAAAACAATACGGCGAATCCCTCACCCAGTATTTCGAGCTGCTGAAGCTGATCCCCAAGCATCCCGCCCAGGCCACCGCCAGCGAACTGCAAGCCAAGCTCAGCGAACGGCTCGGAAAGCGCATCAGCAAACGCTGGGTCGAACGCGCCCTCGACACACTCGGCCAGCAATTCCCCCTCCACTGCAACGACAAAGGCACACCTTACGGCTGGTGCTGGGGAAAAGGCGCCTCGCTCGACCTCCCCGGCCTGACGCTGCGGGAAGCCCAGACCCTCGCCCTGGTCAAGCAACAGCTCGCCCCCCTGCTGCCGCCCGCACACCTCGAACCCCTGCAAGCGGTGTTCGGTCACGCCGAAGAAAAAATCGAGGCCGATCAAGCCAGGAACCCCGGTCGCCGCCACTGGCAAGACAAGATACGCACCCTGCCCGCCTGGCAGCCGCTGCTGCCGCCGCAGGTCGATCCGAAAGTGCGCGACACCGTGTTCGAGGCCCTGGACCGCGGCCAACAGCTCCGGGTGAACTACCAGAAGCCCTGGCAGGACGAACCGGTGGAATACACCCTGCACCCCCTCGCCCTCGTCCAGCGCGGCGTCTCGATCTACCTGGTCTGCACCTACGACGGCTACGACGACCCGCGGGTCGTCGCCCTCCACCGCTTCAAGAACGCCGAGCGGCTGGACGCCCCCGCCGAACGTCCCGCGGGTTTCGACCTCGACCGCGCCATCGCCGACGGCCTGTTCGGCATGGGCGGCAGCCTCGAACCGATCCGCCTCGTCGCCCGGTTCTACAACCCCGTCGGCCAGCACCTGCTGGACACCCCCCTTTCCGACGACCAGAAGGTGGAGCCCTGCGATCCCTACCACTTCGTGCTCACCGCCACCGTCCTGCACACCGGCCAGCTCAAATGGTGGCTCTGCTCCTTCGGCGCCGACGTGGAAGTGCTCGAACCCGCCGAGCTGCGCGAGGCGATGGCGGAGCAGACGTGTTGGCTACGGAAAAAATATCTCTTCTAG
- a CDS encoding AbrB/MazE/SpoVT family DNA-binding domain-containing protein, with product MHYTLRLTQIGDSVGVILPKEVLARLKLEKGDAVFLAESPDGFHILGYDPGFERQMSEAEEIMKRRRNVLRELAK from the coding sequence ATGCACTACACCCTCAGACTGACCCAGATCGGCGATTCCGTCGGAGTGATTCTGCCCAAAGAAGTCTTGGCGCGGCTGAAGTTGGAGAAGGGCGACGCTGTGTTCCTGGCCGAGTCGCCCGACGGCTTCCACATCTTGGGCTACGATCCCGGCTTCGAGCGGCAAATGAGCGAGGCCGAGGAAATCATGAAGCGGCGGCGCAATGTGCTTCGGGAACTCGCCAAGTGA
- a CDS encoding PspC domain-containing protein, with the protein MQPPSALPRPSRLERDPDRRRIGGVCAGIARYFGLDVSLVRLIFLVSIFFSFSFTFWLYLVLWLVLPARGAGLSWGLRRKARGLARRFDGARARARLPALQARLSETEALVQSLLPQLDLPRSQQSPTLLAVRKAALEELPALLNHYLELPEHYAASHRLDDGRTPEQQLVAELDTLEQSLRQIAFETFSERFARTAGNLDQLREQFDEDPAATVRVRLENLQNRIAGRLDPEAEARIASIGESLLAALDRLLRTAHEADPMLYDVRRIALEYLPDAVEHYLALPADLARTEPLLHGKTAQAVLHEQLDVLDQSLRQMLNSLYRDDAQAIAVHARFLKDKFDRWQTGWGS; encoded by the coding sequence ATGCAACCCCCTTCTGCCCTCCCCCGTCCCTCCCGCCTCGAACGCGATCCCGACCGCCGCCGCATCGGCGGTGTGTGTGCGGGGATCGCACGCTATTTCGGGCTGGACGTGTCGCTGGTCCGCCTGATCTTCCTGGTCTCGATCTTCTTCAGCTTCAGCTTTACGTTCTGGCTCTACCTGGTGCTCTGGCTGGTGCTGCCGGCGCGGGGAGCGGGTTTGTCCTGGGGACTGCGGAGAAAGGCGCGGGGTCTGGCCCGGCGGTTCGACGGCGCCCGCGCGCGGGCGAGGCTGCCGGCGCTGCAAGCCAGGCTTTCGGAGACCGAGGCTTTGGTGCAGTCACTGCTTCCACAGCTTGATCTTCCCCGCTCGCAGCAGTCGCCGACCTTGCTGGCGGTGCGCAAGGCGGCACTGGAAGAACTGCCCGCGCTGCTGAACCATTATCTGGAACTTCCCGAGCACTACGCCGCCAGTCACCGGCTCGACGACGGCAGGACGCCCGAACAGCAACTCGTCGCCGAACTCGACACGCTGGAACAGAGCCTTCGGCAGATCGCGTTCGAAACATTCAGCGAGCGTTTCGCCCGCACCGCCGGCAATCTGGACCAGCTTCGCGAACAGTTCGACGAAGACCCGGCGGCGACGGTACGGGTGCGGCTGGAAAACCTCCAAAACCGCATCGCCGGACGCCTCGACCCCGAGGCGGAAGCCCGGATCGCCAGCATCGGCGAGTCGCTGCTCGCGGCTCTGGACCGGCTCCTGCGCACGGCCCATGAGGCCGACCCCATGCTCTACGACGTCCGCCGCATCGCCCTGGAATATCTGCCGGACGCGGTGGAGCACTATCTCGCGCTGCCCGCCGACCTGGCCCGCACCGAACCACTGCTGCACGGCAAGACGGCTCAGGCGGTGCTACATGAACAGCTCGACGTGCTGGACCAGTCCCTGCGCCAGATGCTGAACAGCCTGTACCGGGACGACGCCCAGGCCATCGCGGTGCATGCCCGGTTCCTGAAAGACAAATTTGACCGCTGGCAGACCGGATGGGGTTCCTGA
- a CDS encoding helix-turn-helix transcriptional regulator, whose amino-acid sequence MWNDVFHSNIIFSMAIMSPNKLELLSLRDVARFLGSSPSTTSRWHTTRYLGFPPPVQITAASPLWSAVDIEEWKRRYMHLKHIEGYKLTQLIFTYSALGKNFRQGSIDDRLTAEQSCLQDKLGSIPFPTDIIKSILLAHKNYEDELSRQLNNIVSISEAKLGSEPLLYSNIYRAIKLKNENQVNDVLAEIIKLLPKNSSFRAFGRNAKKSSAEYPKTVYRELFVDHGHLNKQGRLDIAAVYPDDEALIIETKLTHANNADMLKNVGYLLSLEQIYKSFSPVALVNGVSANSSAYGFDFVQWEDFLKNLRVIISQIGGDFSIYTKTSLLLLTGLLEVSVLNLNIDRHQPNSRAADYLNEFAERTK is encoded by the coding sequence ATGTGGAACGATGTTTTTCATTCGAACATTATTTTTTCTATGGCCATCATGTCTCCAAATAAACTTGAACTTCTTTCTCTACGCGATGTTGCTCGTTTCCTAGGCAGCAGTCCAAGCACGACGAGTAGGTGGCACACCACTCGTTACCTGGGTTTCCCCCCCCCTGTTCAAATAACCGCTGCATCGCCTTTGTGGAGTGCCGTAGACATTGAAGAATGGAAAAGGCGATATATGCATTTAAAACATATTGAAGGTTACAAGCTAACGCAACTTATTTTTACGTATTCAGCACTTGGAAAAAATTTTAGACAAGGCTCTATCGACGACAGATTAACCGCCGAACAATCTTGCCTGCAGGATAAATTAGGATCGATTCCGTTTCCAACCGACATAATTAAATCAATTTTATTGGCACATAAAAATTACGAAGATGAATTATCAAGGCAACTTAATAATATCGTATCCATATCCGAAGCAAAATTAGGCAGTGAGCCGCTCCTATACAGTAATATCTATAGAGCCATCAAGCTAAAAAATGAAAACCAGGTAAACGATGTATTGGCTGAAATTATCAAATTACTCCCAAAAAACTCATCATTCAGGGCTTTTGGGAGAAACGCCAAGAAGAGCTCAGCTGAATATCCTAAAACTGTTTATAGGGAATTGTTTGTTGATCACGGCCATTTAAACAAACAAGGCCGCTTGGATATCGCAGCCGTCTATCCTGACGACGAAGCTCTTATCATCGAAACCAAATTGACGCACGCAAACAATGCTGACATGTTAAAGAATGTAGGGTACTTACTCTCCTTAGAACAGATATACAAATCATTTTCTCCTGTAGCACTGGTAAATGGTGTTTCAGCCAATTCGTCAGCCTACGGATTTGATTTTGTTCAATGGGAAGATTTTCTAAAAAACTTACGAGTCATCATTTCCCAAATTGGCGGAGATTTTTCAATCTACACTAAGACTTCCTTATTATTATTGACAGGACTTCTTGAAGTTAGTGTATTAAATCTTAATATCGACAGACATCAGCCTAATTCGCGAGCGGCAGACTACTTGAATGAATTTGCGGAGAGAACAAAATGA
- a CDS encoding type II toxin-antitoxin system VapC family toxin: protein MKYLLDTNICIYLIHRQPPALASRFRALKVGDVGISVITYAELRVGIEKLTDTRQHNERVLELFLKRVPFLPFDEGAALAYGALRAAVPGCRRNALDRLIAAHAVSLGAVLVTNNEADFTGYPGLAVENWTRGS from the coding sequence ATGAAGTACCTGCTCGACACCAACATCTGCATCTATCTGATACACCGGCAGCCCCCGGCGCTGGCTTCACGATTCCGTGCGCTCAAGGTCGGGGATGTCGGCATTTCGGTCATTACCTACGCTGAGCTTCGGGTCGGGATCGAAAAACTGACGGATACGCGCCAGCACAACGAGCGGGTTCTGGAGTTGTTCCTCAAGCGGGTGCCGTTCCTGCCTTTCGACGAGGGCGCCGCGCTCGCCTACGGGGCTTTGCGCGCCGCGGTGCCGGGTTGCCGCCGGAATGCCTTGGATCGCTTGATCGCCGCGCATGCCGTGAGCCTGGGCGCTGTCCTGGTCACCAACAATGAGGCCGATTTCACCGGCTATCCGGGCTTGGCGGTCGAAAATTGGACGCGCGGATCGTGA
- a CDS encoding antitoxin, whose translation MLTRIFKSGNSLAIRIPKELAIAEVAQQVEIERVGNTLVIRPVAQESLADVTDILAMFSPEFMLEGREESPERDRDWETFGPFSIQEERLEQ comes from the coding sequence ATGCTGACCCGAATTTTCAAAAGCGGGAATTCTCTCGCCATCCGGATTCCCAAGGAACTGGCCATTGCCGAAGTGGCGCAGCAGGTCGAAATCGAACGGGTAGGCAACACGCTCGTGATTCGGCCCGTGGCGCAGGAGAGCCTGGCGGACGTGACGGACATTCTGGCGATGTTTTCCCCCGAATTCATGCTTGAGGGGCGCGAGGAGTCGCCGGAACGGGATCGGGACTGGGAAACCTTCGGCCCGTTCTCAATCCAGGAGGAACGGCTTGAACAATGA
- a CDS encoding chromosomal replication initiator protein DnaA encodes MRPETPNPSFQFSNFIEARSNNKAGTAALRVARNLGPASVPLVIWGAAGLGKTHLLQAIGNERLRLNPEARIVYQTGDGFEADLAAALQEGAVAGFRSRYESADLLLFDDVQRLAGKVRAQAELVWLFDALLESLRSIVLAGDRSPYDMTGVAGDLKTRLNLGLSVSIEPPDLETRAAVLMQKARTWGIDLPPEVAFFLGRRIRTDLAELERALLRLAACARQPITLETAAWELRHVIALPERMITVERVQAAVADHFGIAPGDLLSNQHALPLQLAMALCLELTDHGLEEVGRRFGGRDAAAVLLACREAQTARESDARFRDDFSHLLGILAL; translated from the coding sequence ATGCGTCCCGAGACTCCGAACCCGTCTTTCCAGTTTTCCAATTTCATCGAGGCGCGATCGAACAACAAGGCCGGAACGGCAGCGCTGCGGGTCGCCCGGAACCTGGGACCGGCGTCTGTCCCTCTGGTCATCTGGGGCGCGGCCGGCCTGGGCAAGACACATCTGCTCCAGGCCATCGGCAACGAAAGGCTACGCCTGAATCCCGAGGCCCGTATCGTCTATCAGACCGGGGACGGCTTCGAGGCGGACCTGGCCGCCGCTCTGCAGGAAGGGGCTGTCGCCGGCTTCAGAAGCCGCTACGAAAGTGCCGACCTCCTGCTGTTCGACGACGTTCAGCGCTTGGCGGGGAAGGTTCGCGCCCAGGCTGAACTGGTCTGGCTATTCGATGCGCTGCTCGAAAGCCTCCGGTCGATCGTGCTGGCGGGCGACCGTTCTCCCTACGACATGACGGGGGTGGCCGGCGATCTCAAGACGCGATTGAACCTGGGACTGTCCGTGTCCATCGAACCGCCGGACCTGGAGACCCGCGCCGCGGTCCTCATGCAAAAGGCGCGGACATGGGGGATCGACTTGCCTCCGGAGGTGGCGTTTTTCCTCGGCAGGCGCATCCGTACGGATCTGGCCGAGCTGGAAAGGGCGCTGCTTCGGCTGGCGGCATGCGCCCGGCAGCCCATCACGCTCGAAACCGCGGCCTGGGAACTGCGTCACGTCATCGCCTTGCCGGAACGGATGATCACCGTCGAACGCGTCCAGGCAGCGGTGGCGGACCATTTCGGCATCGCTCCCGGCGATCTACTGTCGAACCAACATGCCCTTCCGCTCCAGCTTGCCATGGCTTTGTGCCTGGAGCTTACCGATCATGGCCTCGAGGAAGTTGGCCGCAGGTTCGGAGGCAGAGACGCCGCGGCGGTGCTGCTCGCCTGCCGTGAGGCGCAGACAGCGCGGGAATCCGATGCGCGATTCCGGGACGATTTTTCCCATTTGCTGGGAATACTCGCCCTCTGA
- a CDS encoding phosphate/phosphite/phosphonate ABC transporter substrate-binding protein: MKTLWMLFAALALAACGPKEDGKTTAPEFTAKAPAIRKTYVFAIHPLHNPVRLFEIYAPLVDYLNRNIPAATFRLEASRNYDEFDKKLYSRQYDFALPNPYQTLNSLKYGYHVIAKMGEDSKFTGIILVRRDSGIEKVTDLKGKKVAYPARTALAATLMPQYFLHTHGVDVNRDIENLYVGSQESSIMNVYFGKVAAGATWPLPWEMFQKEYPDRARELELKWETKPLINNGVVARDDTPAQIVREVARLLDTLHTTEEGKALLARIPLSRFELADDRRYLVVEDFLRRFGRTVYPLDEPQK, translated from the coding sequence GTGAAAACGCTTTGGATGCTATTCGCCGCATTGGCGCTAGCGGCTTGCGGCCCAAAAGAGGACGGCAAAACGACCGCACCCGAGTTCACCGCGAAGGCGCCGGCAATCCGCAAGACCTATGTGTTCGCCATCCATCCGCTGCATAATCCGGTACGTTTGTTCGAGATATATGCCCCACTGGTCGATTATCTCAACCGGAATATTCCAGCCGCCACATTCCGCCTGGAAGCCTCGCGCAATTACGACGAATTCGACAAGAAGCTATACTCGCGGCAATACGATTTCGCTCTACCCAATCCTTACCAGACACTGAATTCGCTGAAATACGGCTATCACGTCATCGCCAAAATGGGCGAAGACTCGAAATTCACCGGCATCATCCTGGTCCGGCGCGACAGCGGCATCGAGAAAGTCACGGACCTCAAAGGCAAAAAGGTCGCCTATCCGGCCCGTACGGCATTGGCCGCGACCCTGATGCCGCAATATTTTCTCCATACCCACGGGGTGGACGTGAATCGCGATATCGAGAACCTGTATGTCGGTTCGCAGGAGTCCTCGATCATGAACGTCTATTTCGGCAAAGTAGCGGCCGGCGCGACCTGGCCGCTACCCTGGGAGATGTTCCAGAAAGAGTACCCCGACCGGGCGCGCGAGCTGGAACTGAAGTGGGAAACCAAGCCGCTCATCAACAACGGCGTGGTCGCCAGGGACGACACCCCCGCGCAGATTGTCCGCGAGGTAGCGCGCCTGCTAGACACCTTGCACACGACGGAGGAAGGCAAAGCCCTATTGGCGCGCATACCGCTCTCCCGCTTCGAATTGGCCGACGACCGGCGTTACCTCGTCGTCGAGGATTTTCTGCGCCGGTTTGGCCGGACCGTGTATCCCTTGGACGAACCGCAGAAATGA
- a CDS encoding mechanosensitive ion channel domain-containing protein, whose protein sequence is MATLSVRGRMGALLALLALATPGASGQVPAVPGGNAQAEASPAPAAMPAPAELRPEIRRKLEDATALRDRLASEESAPEFTPEDQALARRQADLLVYVYQAELETLSEQEAASRTRDEAKAKEAAWSGFDQPPPYSVLMLDDLQDALDAARTKIAAFESAQVQLQRDAVRFEADARQEKAAVRLAAEAVEKAKTPEDGAKAKSNQALAQLRQRVMDNRLAWSGLEFILAKTRLEASRSEAALLQRQIAKARDHGSFTPRDLEDVLERLRQSQQPLEREQQSILSDHEHWSRERDAAARALQQAKSDAATPAPEIDALIARLRAADAWLQTFRFRSYAVNTRGAISRYLSDLWKQRYVLVTNSDPEARRQALDLVGQSIERLQPVLAYLDGESDLAYAEERGQAARLDKLQGSTDQVRDYEQSAAEAYRARQEAVQKVRLFVDRTERTLRRWRDEHKVQLSLLGFKQRLGEFIAAAVGIGKSVWQFELFAVDDSIEIEGKAVAISRSVTFGKSVGAVLLFLLGYWLSGVFTQRFQHVLITRGGMDAPQANLFRRWLRAAFIVVLLLVVLDFMSIPLTAFAFLGGALAIGVGFGTQTLLKNFISGALILFERKIKVGDIVEVDGIVGTVTDVDVRSSTVRGFDGVETMLPNATFLENKVTNWTYTTPKLRRSVKVGVAYGSPSHRVSDILLECAGRHGLILGDPAPFVWFEDFGENSLVFGLYYWLEMHPSMSAYQIASDLRFMIEKRFAEDGIALAFPQRDVHVDTPRPLQIEIIPNRN, encoded by the coding sequence ATGGCAACACTGAGCGTGCGCGGCCGTATGGGCGCGCTGTTGGCGCTGCTCGCTCTGGCCACGCCCGGCGCATCCGGCCAGGTTCCCGCGGTGCCGGGCGGCAATGCCCAGGCGGAAGCTTCCCCTGCCCCGGCCGCGATGCCGGCCCCTGCGGAACTGCGTCCGGAAATCCGGCGAAAACTGGAAGACGCCACCGCCTTGCGGGACAGACTGGCGAGCGAGGAAAGCGCGCCGGAATTTACGCCAGAGGACCAGGCGCTGGCCCGCCGCCAGGCCGATCTCCTGGTCTACGTCTATCAAGCCGAATTGGAGACCTTGTCGGAACAGGAGGCGGCGAGCCGGACCCGCGATGAGGCCAAGGCCAAGGAAGCGGCCTGGTCGGGTTTCGACCAGCCGCCGCCCTATTCGGTGCTGATGCTGGACGATCTTCAGGATGCGCTCGACGCCGCCCGGACCAAGATTGCGGCGTTCGAATCCGCCCAGGTCCAGCTCCAGCGCGACGCCGTCCGGTTCGAGGCAGACGCCAGGCAGGAAAAGGCCGCAGTGAGACTGGCCGCCGAAGCCGTGGAGAAGGCCAAAACTCCGGAGGACGGAGCCAAGGCGAAATCGAACCAAGCCTTGGCCCAACTGCGTCAACGCGTGATGGACAACCGGTTGGCCTGGAGCGGGCTCGAATTCATCCTGGCCAAGACCCGCCTTGAAGCTTCGAGGTCGGAAGCCGCGCTGCTCCAGAGGCAGATCGCCAAGGCCAGGGACCATGGCTCGTTCACGCCCCGGGACCTGGAGGACGTACTCGAGCGCCTGCGGCAGTCTCAGCAGCCCCTGGAGCGGGAACAGCAAAGCATCCTGTCCGATCACGAACACTGGAGCCGGGAGCGCGATGCAGCCGCGCGAGCCCTGCAGCAGGCCAAATCCGATGCCGCCACACCGGCGCCGGAGATCGATGCGCTCATTGCGCGCCTGAGAGCCGCCGACGCCTGGCTGCAGACTTTCCGGTTCCGCAGCTACGCCGTGAACACGAGGGGGGCGATCAGCCGGTATCTTTCCGATCTCTGGAAGCAACGCTACGTTCTGGTGACCAACTCCGACCCCGAAGCCCGGCGCCAGGCACTCGACCTCGTCGGCCAGAGCATCGAACGGCTGCAGCCCGTATTGGCCTACCTCGACGGCGAATCCGATCTGGCGTATGCGGAAGAACGCGGCCAGGCGGCGCGGCTGGACAAGCTGCAAGGCAGTACCGACCAGGTCCGGGACTACGAACAATCGGCGGCCGAAGCCTACCGCGCCCGCCAGGAAGCCGTCCAAAAGGTGCGGCTCTTCGTGGATCGTACCGAGCGCACGCTACGGCGCTGGCGGGACGAACACAAGGTTCAGCTCAGCCTGCTCGGCTTCAAACAGCGGTTGGGCGAGTTTATCGCCGCAGCCGTCGGTATCGGCAAATCGGTCTGGCAATTCGAACTGTTCGCCGTCGACGACAGCATTGAAATCGAAGGCAAGGCCGTCGCCATCAGTCGCAGTGTAACTTTCGGCAAGAGTGTCGGTGCGGTGCTGCTGTTCCTGCTCGGCTACTGGCTGTCCGGCGTGTTCACCCAGCGGTTCCAGCATGTCCTGATCACCCGCGGCGGCATGGACGCCCCCCAGGCCAATCTGTTCCGCCGTTGGCTGCGCGCTGCCTTCATCGTGGTGCTGCTCCTGGTCGTGCTCGATTTCATGAGCATCCCGCTCACCGCCTTCGCCTTCCTCGGCGGCGCCCTCGCCATCGGCGTGGGCTTCGGCACCCAGACCCTGCTGAAAAATTTCATCAGCGGCGCCCTGATCCTGTTCGAACGCAAGATCAAGGTCGGCGACATCGTGGAAGTGGACGGCATCGTCGGCACGGTAACCGACGTCGACGTCCGCTCGTCCACGGTGCGCGGCTTCGACGGGGTGGAGACGATGCTCCCCAATGCGACCTTTCTCGAAAACAAGGTCACCAACTGGACCTACACCACGCCCAAGCTGAGGCGCTCGGTCAAGGTCGGCGTCGCCTACGGCTCGCCATCGCACCGGGTTTCCGACATCCTGCTGGAATGCGCCGGCCGCCACGGCCTGATTCTCGGCGATCCGGCACCGTTCGTCTGGTTCGAGGATTTCGGCGAAAACTCGCTGGTGTTCGGGCTCTATTACTGGCTGGAGATGCACCCCTCCATGAGCGCCTACCAGATCGCCAGCGACCTCCGCTTCATGATCGAAAAACGCTTCGCCGAGGACGGCATCGCGCTGGCGTTCCCGCAGCGCGACGTCCATGTCGATACTCCCCGTCCCCTGCAAATCGAGATCATCCCGAACCGGAACTAA
- a CDS encoding Uma2 family endonuclease encodes MTAPAERLATYQDLFDLPDNVIGEILHGQMITQPRPAPRHARAASVLGGDLMNPFDHGRGGPGGWWILFEPELHLGAHILVPDLAGWRRERMPVFPDEAYFTLAPDWVCEVLSPGTARIDRVVKMPLYAEHGVGWLWLVDPDQRTLEVFRLHEGHWLMEQAWQQNEEVGAPPFGEWRFALADLWVPDAT; translated from the coding sequence ATGACAGCTCCCGCCGAACGCCTCGCCACCTATCAAGACCTGTTCGATCTTCCGGACAACGTGATTGGCGAGATTCTGCACGGTCAGATGATCACCCAGCCGCGGCCCGCGCCTCGGCATGCCCGCGCCGCCTCGGTCCTCGGCGGGGACTTGATGAATCCGTTCGACCACGGCAGAGGCGGCCCCGGCGGCTGGTGGATACTCTTCGAGCCGGAGCTCCATCTCGGCGCGCATATCCTGGTCCCCGATCTCGCGGGCTGGCGGCGGGAGCGGATGCCCGTGTTTCCGGACGAAGCCTATTTCACGCTGGCGCCGGACTGGGTCTGCGAAGTGCTCTCGCCTGGCACCGCGCGGATCGACCGCGTGGTGAAGATGCCGCTCTACGCCGAACACGGCGTCGGTTGGCTCTGGCTGGTGGACCCGGATCAGCGCACACTGGAAGTGTTCCGGCTGCACGAAGGCCATTGGCTGATGGAACAGGCCTGGCAGCAGAACGAAGAGGTCGGCGCCCCGCCCTTCGGCGAATGGCGGTTTGCGCTGGCGGATTTATGGGTGCCGGACGCGACCTAG